The following coding sequences lie in one Pseudomonas sp. B33.4 genomic window:
- a CDS encoding TIGR02449 family protein: MEDTDLQALMARLELLIGRVEQLKSQNALLLAQEKTWREERAHLIEKNEIARRKVESMISRLKALEQDS; the protein is encoded by the coding sequence ATGGAAGACACCGACCTGCAAGCGCTGATGGCCAGACTCGAACTGCTGATTGGCCGAGTCGAGCAACTAAAGAGTCAAAATGCACTCTTACTAGCTCAGGAAAAGACCTGGCGCGAGGAACGCGCTCACCTCATTGAAAAAAACGAAATCGCCCGGCGTAAGGTCGAATCGATGATTTCGCGCCTCAAGGCCCTGGAGCAAGACTCATGA
- a CDS encoding cell division protein ZapA, giving the protein MSSSNSVTVQILDKEYSIICPQEERSNLVSAARYLDGKMREIRSSGKVIGADRIAVMAALNITHDLLHKEERPDIQASGSTREQVRDLLDRVDLVLADDQNTTKG; this is encoded by the coding sequence ATGAGTTCAAGCAATAGCGTTACCGTGCAGATCCTCGACAAAGAATATTCGATCATCTGCCCGCAGGAAGAACGCAGCAATCTGGTCAGTGCCGCCCGCTACCTCGATGGCAAGATGCGCGAAATCCGCAGCAGCGGCAAAGTCATCGGCGCCGACCGCATTGCCGTGATGGCCGCGCTGAACATCACCCACGACCTCTTGCACAAAGAAGAGCGTCCGGACATCCAGGCCAGCGGTTCGACCCGTGAACAGGTACGTGACTTGCTCGATCGTGTCGATCTGGTGCTCGCCGACGATCAGAACACCACCAAGGGCTGA
- the gcvT gene encoding glycine cleavage system aminomethyltransferase GcvT has product MGQRTPLYDLHLALGAKMVDFGGWDMPLHYGSQVEEHHEVRRDCGVFDVSHMTVIDVTGTQAKAWLQHLLANDVDRLHRPGRALYSTMLNERGGIVDDMIVYRLDDCYRLVFNASTRDQDLAWMNAQLGKYDVQLHERSELAMLAIQGPQARHKIAELVTQSRATLIQHLKPFEGYTDGDWFIARTGYTGEDGLEICLPANQAPGFFNDLVGAGISPIGLGARDTLRVEAGMNLYGQDIHQDVSPLASNMAWSIAWEPATRQFIGRAALEAEKAAGVAHKLVGLVLEERGVLRAHQVVRIADVGEGEITSGSFSPTLSKSIALARVPMATADRAEVEIRGKWYPVRVVKPTFVRHGKTLI; this is encoded by the coding sequence ATGGGACAGCGTACGCCTCTGTATGACCTGCATCTCGCCCTCGGCGCGAAGATGGTCGATTTTGGCGGTTGGGACATGCCACTGCATTACGGCTCGCAGGTCGAGGAACACCACGAGGTGCGCCGCGATTGCGGGGTATTCGATGTATCCCACATGACCGTGATCGATGTCACCGGCACCCAGGCCAAAGCCTGGCTGCAGCATTTGCTGGCCAATGATGTCGACCGCCTGCACCGCCCTGGCCGGGCGTTGTACAGCACCATGCTCAACGAGCGTGGCGGCATCGTCGACGACATGATCGTCTATCGTCTTGATGACTGTTATCGCCTGGTGTTCAACGCCTCCACTCGCGATCAGGATCTGGCCTGGATGAACGCGCAGCTCGGCAAGTACGACGTGCAACTGCACGAGCGCTCCGAGTTGGCGATGCTCGCCATTCAAGGTCCGCAGGCCCGGCACAAGATTGCCGAACTGGTCACCCAGTCCCGCGCCACGCTGATCCAGCACCTCAAACCCTTCGAAGGCTATACCGACGGCGACTGGTTCATCGCCCGTACCGGTTACACCGGTGAAGATGGTCTGGAAATCTGTCTGCCGGCCAATCAGGCGCCGGGTTTCTTCAACGATCTGGTCGGTGCCGGTATTTCCCCGATCGGCCTCGGTGCCCGCGACACCCTGCGGGTGGAAGCCGGGATGAACCTCTACGGTCAGGACATTCATCAGGACGTTTCGCCGCTGGCCTCGAATATGGCCTGGAGCATCGCCTGGGAACCGGCCACGCGCCAGTTCATCGGCCGCGCTGCGCTGGAAGCAGAAAAAGCCGCCGGCGTTGCGCACAAACTGGTCGGCCTGGTGCTGGAAGAACGCGGCGTTTTGCGCGCTCATCAAGTGGTTCGTATCGCCGATGTTGGCGAAGGGGAGATCACCAGTGGTAGTTTCTCTCCTACGCTAAGCAAATCGATTGCCCTGGCGCGTGTTCCGATGGCAACCGCCGACCGCGCCGAAGTGGAAATCCGTGGCAAGTGGTATCCGGTACGGGTGGTCAAACCGACCTTCGTGCGCCATGGCAAAACTTTGATCTAA
- a CDS encoding extracellular solute-binding protein, with the protein MLAPKRLLTALALTLIGSTTAQAADEVVVYSSRIDELIKPVFDAYTAKTGVKIKFITDKEAPLMQRIKAEGENATADLLLTVDAGNLWQAEQMGILQPFTSKTIDANIPLQYRSSTHAWTGLSLRARTIAYSTQRVKPGELTTYEALADKNWEGRLCLRTAKKVYNQSLTATMIEVHGAAKTEEILKGWVNNLSTDVFSDDVAVLEAINAGQCDVGIVNTYYYGRLHKQKPELPVKLFWPNQADRGVHVNLSGIGLTKHAPHPEAAKALVEWMTTPEAQKIFADVNQEFPANQAVAPSEEVAAWGKFIADTLPVEVAGKRQAEAIRMMDRAGWN; encoded by the coding sequence ATGTTGGCACCCAAGCGTCTTCTGACCGCACTGGCCTTGACCCTGATCGGCAGCACAACCGCCCAGGCCGCTGATGAGGTGGTGGTTTACTCGTCGCGCATCGATGAACTGATCAAACCGGTCTTCGATGCCTACACTGCCAAGACCGGGGTGAAGATCAAGTTCATCACCGACAAGGAAGCGCCGCTGATGCAGCGCATCAAAGCCGAAGGTGAAAACGCTACCGCCGACTTGCTGCTTACCGTTGATGCCGGCAACCTCTGGCAAGCCGAGCAGATGGGCATTCTGCAACCGTTCACCTCTAAAACCATCGACGCCAATATTCCTCTGCAATATCGCTCGTCTACTCACGCCTGGACTGGCCTGAGCCTGCGCGCGCGGACCATCGCCTATTCGACTCAACGAGTGAAGCCGGGTGAACTGACGACTTACGAAGCGCTGGCCGACAAGAACTGGGAAGGGCGCTTGTGCCTGCGCACGGCGAAGAAGGTCTACAACCAGTCGCTGACCGCGACCATGATCGAAGTCCACGGCGCGGCGAAGACCGAGGAAATCCTCAAGGGCTGGGTGAATAACCTCTCGACCGACGTGTTCTCCGATGACGTTGCAGTGCTGGAGGCGATCAACGCCGGGCAGTGCGACGTCGGCATCGTCAACACTTATTACTACGGTCGCCTGCACAAGCAGAAGCCGGAGCTGCCGGTAAAACTGTTCTGGCCGAATCAGGCGGATCGCGGTGTGCACGTGAACCTGTCGGGCATCGGTCTGACCAAGCATGCGCCGCACCCGGAAGCGGCCAAGGCTTTGGTCGAGTGGATGACCACGCCCGAAGCGCAGAAGATTTTTGCTGACGTGAACCAGGAATTCCCGGCCAACCAGGCGGTGGCGCCTTCCGAAGAAGTGGCGGCGTGGGGCAAGTTCATTGCTGATACCTTGCCGGTGGAAGTGGCGGGCAAGCGTCAGGCCGAAGCGATCCGGATGATGGATCGGGCGGGTTGGAACTGA
- the ubiH gene encoding 2-octaprenyl-6-methoxyphenyl hydroxylase — MSRVNLAIIGGGLVGASLALALQAGAKARGWKIVLIEPFAPGDSWQPSYDARSSALSFGSRQIYQRLGVWQEISRRAEPIKQIHVSDRGRFSTARLSAMEEGVPALGYVVENAWLGHCLWQHVDKDVISWRCPAEVTRMEPLPDGYRLTLNDETTLECDLAVLADGGRSGLREQLGINVRKRPYNQSALIANITPSEAHNGMAFERFTDEGPMALLPLPENRCALVWTRLGMDAQRLADLSERDFLSELQGVFGYRLGTLKQVGARHLYPLTLVEAEEQVRSHLAVLGNAAHSLHPIAGQGFNLSLRDADALSAALLASDKPLGDFATLQAYRERQRLDQDLTVGFSDQVTRLFGSTQPLVSLGRNIGLLGLDLLPPAKRWFARQAMGLGTRPDA, encoded by the coding sequence ATGAGTCGAGTCAATCTGGCAATCATTGGTGGCGGTCTGGTCGGCGCCAGTCTGGCGTTGGCCTTGCAGGCCGGAGCCAAGGCGCGTGGCTGGAAGATCGTCCTGATCGAACCGTTCGCCCCCGGCGACAGTTGGCAGCCGAGCTACGACGCACGTTCGTCGGCGCTGTCCTTCGGCTCGCGACAGATTTATCAACGGCTGGGCGTGTGGCAGGAAATCTCCCGTCGCGCCGAGCCGATCAAACAGATTCACGTCTCTGACCGTGGCCGCTTCTCCACCGCGCGTTTGTCAGCGATGGAAGAGGGCGTACCGGCACTTGGTTATGTGGTGGAAAACGCCTGGCTTGGTCATTGCCTGTGGCAGCACGTCGATAAAGACGTGATCAGCTGGCGCTGCCCGGCGGAAGTCACGCGCATGGAACCGTTGCCCGACGGCTATCGGCTGACCCTCAACGATGAAACCACCCTTGAATGCGATCTCGCGGTACTTGCCGATGGCGGGCGCTCCGGGCTGCGCGAACAACTGGGCATCAACGTGCGCAAGCGTCCGTACAACCAGAGCGCGCTGATCGCCAATATCACCCCGAGCGAAGCGCACAACGGCATGGCCTTCGAGCGCTTCACCGACGAAGGGCCGATGGCGCTGCTGCCATTGCCGGAAAACCGCTGCGCCTTGGTCTGGACCCGTTTAGGTATGGACGCGCAACGTCTGGCCGATTTGAGCGAGCGTGATTTCCTCAGCGAATTGCAGGGCGTGTTCGGTTACCGCCTCGGCACACTGAAACAGGTCGGCGCGCGACATTTGTATCCGCTGACGCTGGTCGAGGCCGAAGAACAGGTGCGCTCGCATCTGGCCGTGCTCGGCAACGCGGCGCACAGCCTGCATCCGATTGCCGGGCAGGGTTTCAACCTGTCGCTGCGCGATGCCGATGCCCTGTCTGCTGCATTGCTGGCCAGCGATAAACCGCTGGGCGATTTCGCCACGTTGCAGGCCTATCGCGAGCGTCAGCGTCTCGATCAGGACCTCACCGTCGGTTTCTCCGATCAGGTCACGCGTCTGTTCGGCAGCACGCAGCCGCTGGTGTCGCTGGGCCGTAATATCGGCTTGCTCGGTCTCGATCTGTTGCCGCCGGCCAAGCGCTGGTTTGCCCGTCAGGCCATGGGTTTGGGAACGCGTCCGGATGCTTAA
- a CDS encoding DUF4442 domain-containing protein, whose amino-acid sequence MLKWLTKKFGKARLMRWVMTFYPPYLGAGVRVRHISDDFRDVQVSMGLGWYNRNYVGTQFGGSLYSMVDPFFMLMLMENLGSKYIVWDKAADIAFIAPGKGPVFARFSIDETLLAEIRRQTASGEKYLPQLQVDIHDGAGNLVARVGKTLYVRLKPQARQA is encoded by the coding sequence ATGCTTAAGTGGTTGACTAAAAAATTCGGCAAGGCGCGGTTGATGCGCTGGGTAATGACCTTCTACCCGCCCTACCTCGGCGCCGGTGTGCGCGTTCGGCACATCAGCGATGACTTCCGCGACGTGCAAGTGTCGATGGGCCTCGGCTGGTACAACCGCAATTACGTCGGCACGCAGTTTGGCGGCAGTTTGTATTCGATGGTTGACCCGTTCTTCATGCTGATGCTTATGGAAAACCTCGGTTCGAAGTACATCGTCTGGGACAAGGCCGCGGACATCGCTTTCATCGCGCCGGGCAAAGGCCCGGTGTTCGCCCGGTTCAGCATCGACGAGACCTTGCTCGCCGAGATCCGCCGGCAGACCGCCAGTGGCGAGAAATACCTGCCGCAGTTGCAGGTCGACATTCATGACGGCGCCGGCAACCTTGTCGCGCGGGTCGGTAAAACCCTTTACGTGCGGCTCAAGCCGCAAGCGAGACAGGCTTAA
- a CDS encoding EVE domain-containing protein: MAYWLMKSEPDELSIKGLEKLGKARWDGVRNYQARNFLRAMAVGDEFFFYHSSCPEPGIAGIGKIIEAAYPDPTALEPESHYFDPKATQEKNAWSAIDVEYVETFARVLKLDYLKQQTELAEMPLVQKGSRLSVMPVTTEQWAAVIALKP, encoded by the coding sequence ATGGCCTATTGGCTGATGAAGTCCGAGCCCGACGAACTCTCGATCAAAGGTCTGGAAAAACTCGGCAAAGCGCGCTGGGACGGGGTGCGCAACTATCAGGCGCGCAATTTCCTGCGGGCGATGGCGGTGGGCGATGAGTTCTTTTTCTACCATTCCAGCTGCCCGGAGCCGGGAATTGCCGGGATTGGCAAGATTATCGAAGCGGCGTACCCGGATCCCACCGCACTGGAGCCGGAGAGTCATTACTTCGATCCCAAGGCTACCCAGGAGAAAAATGCCTGGAGTGCGATCGATGTCGAATACGTCGAGACGTTTGCCCGGGTGCTGAAGCTGGATTATCTGAAGCAGCAGACCGAGTTGGCCGAGATGCCGTTGGTGCAGAAGGGATCAAGGTTGTCGGTGATGCCGGTGACGACAGAGCAGTGGGCGGCGGTGATTGCGCTAAAACCCTGA
- a CDS encoding iron ABC transporter permease — MAHPAQRRWYPIVFTIAALVLLPLSVLLLSWQTIDQQIWSHLWQTQMPRLLGNTLTLVVGVGVGVTLLGVSLAWLTSLCEFPGRRWLDWALMLPFAIPAYVLAFVFVGLLDFAGPVQTLLREWFGSGLRLPRVRSTGGVIIVLVLVFYPYVYLLARTAFLAQGKGLMEAARVLGQSPWQAFWRVALPMARPAIGAGVALALMETLADFGAVSVFNFDTFTTAIYKTWYGFFSLPSAAQLASLLLLVVMLVLYGERRARGANRASNERPRVKALYHLRGFKALAAMSWCGMVFACAFVIPVLQLVVWFWQRGRFDLDERYAGLILHTLYLGGMAALITVCVALLLAFARRLAPTQAINSGVGLANLGYALPGSVLAVSIMLAFSYLDRELVIPLSGWLGGAGKPLLLGSLAALLMAYLVRFIAVAYGPLESSLARIRPSLPEAARSLGVSGPRLFFKVYLPLLLPGTLSAALLVFVDVLKEMPATLLMRPFGWDTLAVRIFEMTSEGEWARASLPALTLVLVGLLPVIGLIRRSAHRNT, encoded by the coding sequence GTGGCCCACCCCGCTCAACGCCGCTGGTACCCCATCGTCTTCACCATCGCCGCGTTGGTGCTGTTGCCGCTGAGCGTTCTGTTGCTCTCCTGGCAGACCATCGACCAACAAATCTGGTCACACCTGTGGCAAACCCAGATGCCGCGTCTGCTCGGCAACACCCTGACGCTGGTCGTTGGCGTCGGTGTCGGTGTGACGCTGCTCGGCGTCAGCCTCGCTTGGCTCACCAGCCTCTGCGAGTTCCCCGGCCGGCGCTGGCTCGACTGGGCGCTGATGCTGCCGTTCGCCATCCCCGCGTACGTGCTGGCCTTCGTTTTCGTAGGTCTGCTCGACTTCGCTGGTCCCGTACAGACCCTGCTGCGCGAATGGTTCGGCAGCGGCCTGCGGCTGCCGCGCGTGCGCTCCACCGGCGGGGTGATCATCGTGCTGGTGCTGGTCTTCTATCCCTACGTTTACCTGCTGGCGCGCACCGCGTTTCTCGCGCAGGGCAAAGGCCTGATGGAAGCCGCGCGAGTACTCGGCCAGTCGCCGTGGCAAGCCTTCTGGCGGGTGGCGTTGCCAATGGCGCGTCCTGCGATTGGCGCCGGCGTAGCGCTGGCGCTGATGGAAACCCTGGCAGATTTCGGTGCGGTCTCGGTGTTCAACTTCGACACCTTCACCACGGCCATCTACAAGACCTGGTACGGCTTTTTCAGCCTGCCGAGTGCGGCGCAACTGGCGAGTCTGTTGCTGCTGGTGGTGATGCTGGTGCTGTATGGCGAGCGTCGTGCGCGTGGCGCCAATCGGGCGAGCAACGAGCGGCCACGAGTCAAAGCCCTGTATCACTTGCGCGGGTTCAAGGCGCTCGCGGCAATGAGCTGGTGCGGAATGGTGTTTGCCTGCGCTTTCGTGATTCCGGTGTTGCAACTGGTTGTCTGGTTCTGGCAGCGCGGGCGTTTCGATCTCGATGAACGCTACGCCGGGCTGATCCTGCACACCCTTTATCTGGGCGGCATGGCGGCGTTGATTACCGTCTGCGTTGCTTTGCTGCTGGCGTTTGCCCGGCGCCTGGCACCCACGCAGGCGATCAACTCCGGCGTTGGTCTGGCCAATCTTGGCTACGCGCTGCCGGGCTCGGTGCTGGCGGTGTCGATCATGCTGGCGTTCAGTTATCTGGATCGCGAGCTGGTGATTCCGCTTTCGGGCTGGCTCGGTGGTGCGGGCAAACCGTTGCTGCTCGGCAGTCTGGCGGCGTTGCTGATGGCGTATCTGGTGCGTTTTATCGCGGTGGCTTACGGGCCGCTGGAAAGCAGTCTGGCGCGTATACGGCCATCTTTGCCCGAAGCAGCACGTAGCCTGGGAGTCAGTGGGCCGCGACTGTTTTTCAAAGTGTATCTGCCTCTTTTGCTGCCCGGCACGCTGAGCGCTGCGTTGCTGGTGTTCGTCGATGTGCTCAAGGAAATGCCCGCGACCCTGCTGATGCGCCCGTTTGGCTGGGACACGCTGGCCGTGCGCATCTTTGAAATGACCAGCGAAGGTGAATGGGCACGGGCGTCATTGCCGGCGCTGACCCTGGTTCTGGTCGGGTTGTTGCCGGTCATTGGCTTGATCCGGCGCTCGGCGCACCGAAACACTTAG
- a CDS encoding YecA family protein encodes MTIANSPYQAFATLLTSSGHNVSPAELHGVLLGRSCAGAGFDNEGWLIDAAELLEGDIQDNVRNALIGLQEMVKGELTGDDVTVVLLLPTDDAPLADRAAALGEWCQGFLSGFGLNCRDSSMLSTEATEVLQDLAAISQVQDALEESEDGETDYMEVMEYLRVAPLLLFSETKKTDVPTAAKPSLH; translated from the coding sequence ATGACCATTGCGAATTCCCCGTACCAAGCCTTTGCCACCCTGCTGACTTCCAGCGGCCATAACGTCTCGCCTGCCGAACTGCACGGCGTGCTGCTCGGGCGCAGTTGCGCCGGCGCCGGCTTCGATAACGAAGGCTGGCTGATCGACGCCGCCGAACTGCTCGAAGGCGACATCCAGGACAACGTCCGCAACGCCTTGATCGGCCTGCAAGAGATGGTCAAAGGCGAGCTGACCGGCGACGACGTCACCGTCGTTCTGCTGCTGCCAACCGACGACGCGCCGCTGGCCGACCGCGCCGCTGCACTGGGCGAGTGGTGCCAGGGCTTCCTCAGCGGTTTCGGCCTGAACTGCCGCGACAGCAGCATGCTCAGCACTGAAGCCACCGAAGTGCTGCAGGATCTGGCCGCCATTTCCCAGGTGCAAGATGCGCTGGAAGAATCCGAAGACGGCGAGACTGACTACATGGAAGTCATGGAGTACCTGCGCGTCGCGCCGCTGCTGCTGTTCTCGGAAACCAAGAAAACCGACGTGCCGACAGCCGCCAAGCCGTCGCTGCATTAA
- a CDS encoding 5-formyltetrahydrofolate cyclo-ligase produces the protein MTEPALLPRPQLRRLLRKARRSLSKSEQRQAAKGLYRQLAQDPHFRRAKHISLYLPTDGEIDPRLLLREAQRRGKATYLPVLSAWPRTKMVFQRIRPGEKLKPNRFRILEPRANLAQQRKVWALDLVLLPLVGFDDVGGRLGMGGGFYDRSLAYLARRKSWRKPTLLGLAHECQRVERLAQASWDVPLQGTVSDKAWYFAG, from the coding sequence ATGACCGAACCCGCGCTGCTGCCCCGCCCGCAACTCCGCCGCCTGCTGCGCAAGGCGCGCCGCTCGCTGAGCAAAAGCGAACAACGCCAGGCCGCCAAAGGCCTGTACCGGCAACTGGCACAAGACCCGCACTTTCGCCGGGCGAAACATATCTCTTTGTATTTGCCCACCGACGGTGAAATCGATCCGCGCCTGCTGCTGCGTGAAGCACAGCGTCGAGGCAAGGCCACTTATTTGCCGGTGCTCAGCGCCTGGCCACGCACCAAGATGGTGTTTCAGCGCATCCGCCCCGGTGAGAAACTCAAGCCCAATCGCTTCCGCATTCTCGAGCCACGGGCCAATCTGGCACAGCAACGCAAGGTCTGGGCGCTGGACCTGGTGTTGTTGCCACTGGTGGGGTTTGACGATGTCGGTGGGCGACTGGGCATGGGCGGTGGTTTTTACGATCGTAGCCTGGCGTATCTGGCCCGCCGTAAAAGCTGGCGCAAGCCGACGCTGTTGGGGCTGGCCCATGAATGTCAGAGGGTCGAGCGATTGGCGCAGGCAAGCTGGGATGTACCGTTACAAGGCACGGTCAGCGACAAGGCGTGGTATTTCGCGGGATAG
- the gcvH gene encoding glycine cleavage system protein GcvH — MSDIPADLRFAESHEWARLEADGTVTVGISDHAQEALGDVVFVELTEVGNKFAAEDQAGVVESVKAASDIYSPISGEVIAVNEELSGSPELLNSDPYGAWIFKIKPSDKAELDKLLDAAAYKAAIGE; from the coding sequence ATGAGCGATATCCCTGCCGACCTGCGTTTTGCCGAAAGTCATGAATGGGCCCGTCTGGAAGCCGATGGCACCGTCACCGTGGGCATCAGCGATCACGCGCAGGAAGCGCTGGGCGATGTGGTGTTCGTCGAGTTGACTGAAGTGGGTAACAAATTCGCCGCTGAAGATCAGGCGGGTGTGGTTGAGTCGGTGAAAGCCGCTTCCGACATCTATTCGCCGATCAGCGGTGAAGTCATCGCCGTCAACGAAGAACTGAGCGGTTCGCCGGAACTGCTGAACTCCGACCCGTACGGCGCGTGGATCTTCAAGATCAAGCCAAGCGACAAGGCTGAGCTGGACAAGCTGCTGGACGCTGCCGCTTACAAGGCTGCCATCGGCGAGTAA
- a CDS encoding 2-octaprenyl-3-methyl-6-methoxy-1,4-benzoquinol hydroxylase, whose product MRADLLIVGAGMVGSALALALQDSGLEVLLLDGSPLSVKPFDAEAAFEPRVSALSAASQRILERLGVWDGIAARRSSPYTDMHVWDGSGTGQIHFSASSVHAEVLGHIVENRVVQDALLDRLHDCDLGMLANARLEQMRRSGDDWLLTLADGRQLRAPLVIAADGANSAVRRLTGVATREWDYLHHAIVTSVRSSKPHQMTAWQRFTDHGPLAFLPLERDGQQDWCSIVWSTTPSEAERLMALDEADFCRELERAFEGRLGEVISADPRLCVPLRQRHAKHYVAEGLALIGDAAHTIHPLAGQGVNLGFLDAAVLAEVLLQAAERGERLADVKVLSRYERRRMPHNLALMAAMEGFERLFQANPLPVRWLRNAGLKLVEQMPEAKALFVREALGLTGDLPALAKP is encoded by the coding sequence ATGCGCGCAGATCTGCTGATTGTCGGAGCCGGAATGGTCGGCAGCGCCCTGGCGTTGGCGTTGCAGGACAGCGGGCTGGAAGTCCTGCTGCTCGACGGCAGCCCACTGAGTGTCAAACCCTTCGACGCCGAAGCCGCGTTTGAACCGCGCGTGAGTGCCTTGTCGGCAGCCAGCCAGCGAATCCTTGAACGCCTCGGCGTGTGGGACGGCATCGCCGCACGGCGCAGCAGCCCCTACACCGACATGCATGTCTGGGACGGCAGCGGCACCGGGCAGATTCATTTCTCGGCGAGCAGTGTGCACGCCGAGGTGCTGGGTCATATCGTCGAAAACCGCGTGGTGCAGGACGCCTTGCTTGACCGTTTGCACGATTGCGATCTGGGCATGCTCGCCAATGCGCGGCTGGAGCAGATGCGTCGTTCGGGCGATGACTGGCTGCTGACGCTGGCTGATGGTCGTCAGTTGCGTGCGCCGCTGGTGATTGCCGCTGACGGTGCGAACTCGGCAGTGCGGCGCCTGACCGGCGTGGCAACGCGCGAGTGGGATTATCTGCACCACGCGATCGTCACCAGTGTGCGCAGCAGCAAGCCGCACCAGATGACCGCGTGGCAGCGTTTTACCGATCACGGGCCGTTGGCATTTCTGCCGTTGGAGCGTGATGGTCAGCAGGATTGGTGCTCGATTGTCTGGTCGACCACCCCGAGTGAGGCCGAACGCTTGATGGCGCTGGACGAAGCGGATTTCTGCCGTGAGCTGGAACGTGCCTTTGAAGGGCGTCTCGGCGAGGTCATCAGTGCCGATCCGCGACTGTGCGTGCCACTGCGTCAGCGTCACGCCAAACATTATGTGGCAGAAGGCCTGGCGTTGATCGGCGATGCGGCGCACACCATTCACCCGTTGGCGGGGCAGGGTGTGAACCTCGGTTTTCTCGATGCGGCGGTGCTGGCGGAAGTGCTGTTGCAAGCAGCCGAACGCGGTGAGCGCTTGGCGGATGTGAAGGTGCTGAGCCGTTACGAGCGTCGGCGCATGCCGCATAACCTTGCGCTGATGGCGGCGATGGAAGGGTTTGAGCGGTTGTTTCAGGCCAATCCGTTGCCGGTGCGTTGGTTGCGTAATGCCGGGTTGAAGCTGGTGGAGCAGATGCCGGAGGCGAAGGCGTTATTTGTGCGGGAGGCCCTCGGGTTGACGGGGGATCTTCCGGCGCTCGCCAAACCCTGA
- the pepP gene encoding Xaa-Pro aminopeptidase: MTHIPKAEYSRRRKALMAQMEPNSIAILPAAAVAIRNRDVEHVYRQDSDFQYLSGFPEPQAVIVLMPGREHGEYVLFCRERNAERELWDGLRAGQEGAIRDFGADDAFPITDIDDILPGLIEGRDRVYSAMGSNPEFDRHLMDWINVIRSKAHLGAQPPNEFVALDHLLHDMRLYKSAAEVKVMREAARISAQAHIRAMQASRAGLHEYSLEAELDYEFRKGGAKMPAYGSIVAAGRNSCILHYQQNDALLKDGDLVLIDAGCEIDCYASDITRTWPVNGKFSPEQKAIYELVLASQEAAFAEIAPNKHWNQAHEATVRVITTGLVKLGLLQGEVDELIASEAYKAFYMHRAGHWLGMDVHDVGEYKVGGEWRVLEVGMALTVEPGIYIAPDNQNVAKKWRGIGVRIEDDVVVTKTGCEILTTGVPKTVADIEALMAQARTHAA, encoded by the coding sequence ATGACCCATATCCCGAAAGCGGAATACAGCCGTCGCCGCAAGGCCCTGATGGCGCAGATGGAACCTAACAGCATCGCAATTCTGCCGGCCGCCGCGGTGGCGATTCGCAACCGCGACGTCGAGCACGTCTACCGCCAAGACAGCGACTTTCAGTACCTCAGCGGGTTTCCCGAGCCGCAAGCCGTCATCGTCTTGATGCCCGGCCGCGAGCATGGCGAGTACGTGCTGTTCTGTCGTGAACGCAACGCCGAGCGCGAATTGTGGGACGGCCTGCGTGCAGGCCAGGAAGGCGCGATCCGCGACTTCGGCGCTGACGACGCCTTCCCGATTACCGACATCGACGACATCCTCCCGGGCCTGATCGAGGGCCGCGACCGAGTGTATTCGGCGATGGGCAGCAACCCCGAATTCGACCGCCACCTGATGGACTGGATCAACGTCATCCGCTCCAAGGCGCACCTCGGCGCCCAGCCGCCGAACGAATTCGTTGCCCTGGATCATCTGCTGCACGACATGCGCCTGTATAAATCAGCGGCAGAAGTGAAGGTGATGCGCGAAGCCGCACGGATCTCGGCGCAAGCCCACATCCGCGCGATGCAGGCCAGTCGGGCCGGGCTCCACGAGTACAGCCTCGAAGCCGAACTCGACTACGAATTCCGCAAGGGCGGGGCGAAGATGCCGGCTTACGGGTCGATCGTCGCCGCCGGGCGCAACAGCTGCATCCTGCATTACCAGCAGAATGACGCGCTGCTCAAGGACGGCGATCTGGTGTTGATCGACGCCGGTTGCGAGATCGATTGCTACGCCAGCGACATCACTCGCACCTGGCCGGTCAACGGCAAGTTTTCGCCCGAGCAGAAAGCGATCTACGAATTGGTATTGGCCTCGCAGGAAGCCGCGTTCGCCGAAATCGCCCCGAACAAACACTGGAATCAGGCGCACGAAGCCACAGTTAGGGTGATCACCACAGGCTTGGTGAAGCTCGGTTTGCTGCAAGGCGAGGTCGACGAATTGATCGCCAGCGAAGCCTATAAAGCCTTTTACATGCACCGCGCCGGCCACTGGCTGGGCATGGATGTGCACGACGTCGGCGAGTACAAGGTCGGCGGCGAATGGCGCGTGCTGGAAGTCGGCATGGCGCTGACCGTGGAGCCGGGCATCTACATCGCCCCGGACAATCAAAACGTCGCGAAGAAATGGCGCGGCATTGGCGTGCGCATCGAGGACGACGTGGTCGTGACCAAAACAGGCTGTGAAATCCTCACCACCGGCGTACCGAAAACCGTCGCTGACATCGAAGCGCTGATGGCGCAAGCAAGGACACACGCGGCATGA